The sequence CCCAGCGTCGGCGAGAAGGCGACGGAGGTCACCCAGCCCTGATCGGTGTCCGCGCCAGCGACGACGCCCTCGGGCACGATATGCGCGCCCGCCCGCAGCCGTGCGCCCGCCTCGACCGGGACGAGGCCGACGAGAGACGCCCGGCCCGGATCGGTGAGGGCCGGACGGGCGGCGAGAGCGCGGCCGACGAAATCCTTCTTCTTCGACACCATCCGCCCGAGGCCGAGATCGTGGGCCGTCGTGCGGCCGTCGAGCTCCGGCCCCGCGGCGTGGCCCTTCTCGATGCGCATCACGCCGAGCGCCTCGGTGCCGTAGGGCGCGATGCCGTAGGGCGCCCCGGCCGCCGCGATGGCGCGGATCGCCGCGTCGCCGTACTGGGCGGGGACCGCGATCTCGTAGGCGCGCTCGCCGGAGAAGGACAGGCGGAAGATCCGCGCCGGGATGCCGCCGCCGACGCTCACCGCCCGCGCGCCCATGTAGGGCAGCGCCTCGTCGGAGAGGTCGTGGCCGGGATCGACCACGCCGCGCAGCGTGTCGCGCGAGCGTGGGCCCGCGACGGAGAACTGGGCCCAGGCCTCGGTGACGGAAGCGAGACGCACGTCGAGCCCGGGCCAGTGCCACTGCGCGCACAGCTCGAGATGCGCCATCACCTTGGCCGCGTTCGCCGTCGTCGTCGTCATGACGTAATGCGTATCCGACAGCCGCGCCGTCGTGCCGTCGTCCATGACGAAGCCGTCCTCGCGCAGCATCAGCCCGTAGCGCGCCTTGCCGACGGCAAGCGTGGAGAAGGTGTTGGCGTACACCCGGTCGAGGAAGGCGGCGGCGTCGGCGCCCTGGATGTCGATCTTGCCGAGGGTGGAGACATCGCAGACGCCCACCGCCTCGCGGGCGGTGCGCACCTCGCGGCAGACGGTCTCGAGCCAGTCGCGCTCGCCGGCGCGGGGGAAGTACTGCGCCCGCAGCCACGGCCCGCTCTCGACGAAGACCGCCCCCTGCTCGGCCGCCCAGGCGTGGGAGGGCGTCAGCCGCGTGGGGCGGAAGTCCCGGCCGCGGTGATGACCCGCGAGCGCGCCGATCGCGACCGGCGTCACCGGCGGGCGGAACATCGTCGTGCCGGTCTGCGGGATCGACCGCCCCGTCAGCTCGGCCATGATGGCGAGGCCCGGCACGTTGGCCGTCTTGCCCTGGTCCGTCGCCATGCCGAGCGTGGTGTAGCGCTTGAGATGCTCCACCGCGCGGAAGCCCTCGGCGTGGGCGAGGGCGACGTCGTCGGCGGTGACGTCGTTCTGCAGGTCCACGAAGGCCTTCCCCTTTGAGCGGCCTTTCGCGGAAACGCGCCAGAGCGGCGTATGGGCCTCCTGCTCCGGATCGCAGGAGGGGAGCTCGGGCGCGCGCGCCGAAAAGCCCGTCTCGATCGCGGCCTCGGCGCCGAGGCGCGCGCCGTCGGCGAGAGCCTCGGCGAGGGTGAGCCGCCCCGCGGCGGCGCCGGCGACCGCCATGCCCGGCGGCGGCGCGCCCGGTACGAAGGCCGCGATCCGCTCGTCGAAGACCGGCCGCGCACCCTGATGGCAGGTGAGCGCCAGCATCGGGTTCCAGCCGTTCGCGACGAGAACGCCGTCGCAGGCGACGCGCCGGCTGCGGCCGGAGCCGTCGAGAATGTCGATCGCGCGGACGCGAGGCCGGCCGTGGGTCGCGACGACGCGCCCGCCGAGGACGAGCTCCGCCGCCCACGCCTTCGCCCGGGCGACGAGGGCGGGGTCGATCTCCACGCGCGCGTCGACGATGGCCGCGAGGGAACCGCCGGCCGCGACGAGATCCGCCGCGCTCCGCCAGCCGTCGTCGCTCGTGGTGAACAGGACCGGGCGCGCGTGCGGCGCGACGGCGAAGCGGTTGAGATAGGTCCGCGCCGCCGAGGCGAGCATGACGCCCGGGCGATCGTTGCCGGGAAACACGATCGGCCTCTCGACGGCCCCGGCCGCCAAAACCGCGCGCTTCGCCACGATGCGCCAGGCGCGCAGGCGCGGCGTGTGCGGCGGGGGCACGGGCAGGTGGTCCGCGACGCGCTCGACAGCGCCGTAGACGCCGTGGTCGTAGGCGCCGAAGATCGTCGTGCGCGGCATCAGCCGCACCTCGGGCAGGCTCGCGAGTTCGGCGAGCGCGTCCGCCGCCCAGTCCGTGGCCGGACGCCCGGCGATCTCGCGGCGCTCGGCGAGCAGCCGACCGCCGAAGCGGAAATCCTCCTCCGCCAGGATCACCCGCGCGCCGGCGCGACCGGCGGCGAGCGCGGCGGCGAGCCCCGCGGGCCCCGAGCCGATCACCAGCACGTCGCAGAAGGCGATCGCCTTCTCGTAATGGTCCGGGTCCGGCGCATCGGCCGCGCGCCCGAGGCCCGCGGCGCGGCGGATGAGGGGCTCGTAGACCTTCTCCCAGAAGGCGGCGGGCCACATGAAGGTCTTGTAGTAGAAGCCCGCGCCGAGGACGGGCGAGAGCAGCCCGTTCGCCGCCATCAGGTCGAAGCGCAGGCTCGGCCAGCGGTTCTGGCTCGCGGCCGACAGGCCGTCGAACAGCTCGACGACGGTCGCGCGGGTGTTGGGCTCCCGGCGGGCGCCCGCGCGCAGCTCGACCAGCGCGTTCGGCTCTTCCGGCCCGGCGGTGAGGATTCCACGCGGGCGGTGGTACTTGAAGGAGCGCCCGACGAGGTCGACCCCGCTCGCGATCAGCGCGGAGGCGA comes from Salinarimonas sp. and encodes:
- a CDS encoding sarcosine oxidase subunit alpha family protein translates to MNALSGSFVAEPVGQSRRLPAGGLVDRTAPIAFAFDGRTYRGFSGDTLASALIASGVDLVGRSFKYHRPRGILTAGPEEPNALVELRAGARREPNTRATVVELFDGLSAASQNRWPSLRFDLMAANGLLSPVLGAGFYYKTFMWPAAFWEKVYEPLIRRAAGLGRAADAPDPDHYEKAIAFCDVLVIGSGPAGLAAALAAGRAGARVILAEEDFRFGGRLLAERREIAGRPATDWAADALAELASLPEVRLMPRTTIFGAYDHGVYGAVERVADHLPVPPPHTPRLRAWRIVAKRAVLAAGAVERPIVFPGNDRPGVMLASAARTYLNRFAVAPHARPVLFTTSDDGWRSAADLVAAGGSLAAIVDARVEIDPALVARAKAWAAELVLGGRVVATHGRPRVRAIDILDGSGRSRRVACDGVLVANGWNPMLALTCHQGARPVFDERIAAFVPGAPPPGMAVAGAAAGRLTLAEALADGARLGAEAAIETGFSARAPELPSCDPEQEAHTPLWRVSAKGRSKGKAFVDLQNDVTADDVALAHAEGFRAVEHLKRYTTLGMATDQGKTANVPGLAIMAELTGRSIPQTGTTMFRPPVTPVAIGALAGHHRGRDFRPTRLTPSHAWAAEQGAVFVESGPWLRAQYFPRAGERDWLETVCREVRTAREAVGVCDVSTLGKIDIQGADAAAFLDRVYANTFSTLAVGKARYGLMLREDGFVMDDGTTARLSDTHYVMTTTTANAAKVMAHLELCAQWHWPGLDVRLASVTEAWAQFSVAGPRSRDTLRGVVDPGHDLSDEALPYMGARAVSVGGGIPARIFRLSFSGERAYEIAVPAQYGDAAIRAIAAAGAPYGIAPYGTEALGVMRIEKGHAAGPELDGRTTAHDLGLGRMVSKKKDFVGRALAARPALTDPGRASLVGLVPVEAGARLRAGAHIVPEGVVAGADTDQGWVTSVAFSPTLGHWIGLAMVENGPARHGEIVRAVDPVRDGDTPVRLTDPVFVDKEGVRLHA